GTTGACGGTGTCCATCGCGGCGTTCATTAAGGCAGTCTTCGCGGCGCGGATGGAGGAGGACGAGCTGCGCCTAGTCGCCGGGAACGGCGAGGCCACGGGGCCGAGCAGCACCGAGGAGGCTCGGCGGAGGATGGGAAGGGAGGAGGCCCGGCGGGCGGTGGCGAGGAGGGCCATGGCGCGGCCTATGCGTTGCGGACTCGAAGCCGTGGACAAGGTTTCCCCTCGATCTACGTATATCTTTCTTCCTACTTGGAAAATTTAAGAGGGTTTTAGAAGGATAGAGGGGTTTTGCTTGTAGGAGGACGTAATTCGCTGGGCCCATCTGCCAGACATGCATGCAGTTCCGAATTTGCACCATGTGCTTTGCTTCTTGAACAAGTAGGAACAGATTTGACCTTTTTTTTCAGTGTCAGACTAGCCATTCACGGTTTGACATGTTTCTGCACTGGTACTCCGTCCAGAGTCTTCAGACTCATAAAGCAACTCCTCTCGTCCTAGCGCCCATGTGCCAAGTCCTAAGTCGCAAGCGCACCCCGCATGCGGATGAATGACTAGTGCTAGTATATATAGAGATGGTCATGGAAGAAGGCATTGTGAAGAGAACAAGGAGGCATGGTGAAGGATCAGTGACATGACGCAAGCCCCATGAATCAGTGACATGGCGCTATCCAGACACTTGCTGCCTGGCGGGCATCTCTAGGGTGCTTAGTGGCCTGATGACAATGATGATAGCACACACGTATCCATTTCCAGGAAAGGGGATTATTATGTGGCATTGTTTTTTTTGGCAAGATTGACATAGCAGGTCTTTTTCCCTCTTTTGTGTGACAGACGAAGAGATTACCCAATGAGTGAGAACATTTGTTGATTGTAACCACAATGAGATACAAGATTTGTTTATATTTTATAAATCCAGAACCTGTCCAAGCTCCCTAGAGCCTTCATGATCTCTCTATATGTCTGTGTGCCTCCTATTTTACCAGGTGAAGCAGAAAAAACCACGGCAAAGAACACAACGCATCTACAATACATCCGCATGGACAAACCAGAGAAAAAGTTCGCTCCAAACACTTTGACTAATCATATTTTCACAGCCAGCACATCAACACCAACACGGGATGGCAAACAAATCTTGGATACCCTGATTTGCAAGTGGCAAAAACTCATGTTATATTTGGTTGTAAGACTTTTTATATCTATCTATTGTTATATCTGAAGAATCATGTTTGCGGATACACTAAAGCAATGGTTGTTTCGTTAAGAATGTTGTCATATCAAACTAATCATGTATGCTGGACTGCTATATCTATCTATTACATGGATTTTTAGAATTTAAAGTAATAACAATAAGAATTTGTGGGCACTTCTACCGAGCATAACATCTGGCAAACGGAGCCACGTGGCGCTCACTGGTGACTCCTGTAGTAAGTGTTTGCCGAGCGCCTGCGTGCGGAACTAGGCAAACTATGTctgcgttctaaaagagaaagcGATATGTCTTTGCCGAGTGCTCGTTAGACGACACTCGCAAACAGAGCCCAACAGTCATGGAGTTGTCGGCCACACCTGGCGGGGCCTGGTGGTCACGTCTTTGCCGAGTTCTGCCCATTCTGCACTAGACAAAGAACCACTTTACCGAGTTCCTTGTCTTTGCCGAGTTTTTTCCACACTTGTTCCAAGATAATTGTTTGCCAAGTTCTATGCCATTGCCGATTTTTCTTTACCTATGCACTCGGCTATCTTTGTCTTTGCGGAGTTCCCGATAAAAGAAAATCGGCAAACACCCCAGCAGTAAATAAAGTTGCCAATTCTAGCAGTGTGTTGAGTGCTTCATATGAAATTTCCAAAATGTGTCTccaatttctgtttttcagcTTCCAATGCATAATACTATCTCACATTGTACATCACCAAATTGAAAACTGATCACTACCGGACTAACCCTCTATGCGGCCACCGTCGGCATATACCCGTCAGCGTAGCCCGTCAGACCGTCGGCATAGGCCTCTATGCCGACGGCTTCCATACGACCGTCGGCATAGTCACGCCGTCGGCACAGAAAATCAGCAGACGGCAACAGACGGAGCCGTCATCCCAGCagcccaaccagcgacggccacGTGGCAGGGGTAAGCCGACGGCACAGCCGTCGGCATAGCTGCGGCTGGGGTAGCTGACAGGCGTGCctcggatcgatgacgtggcaggTGCGGCAGATCGATGACGTGGACTcgatctatgccgacggccgccgtcCCTGCCGTCGGTATAGAACTGACGGCGTGCATCGCCCGTCACACGCCGGGTCGCCCGGCCCACCTCTATGCCGACGGCTGATGTAGGCGTGCGCGGAGCTATGCCGACGACTTATCTGTGCTGACGGCGGCCGTCGGCTTACCTGGGGATAGCCCGATGGCTTGGGTACGCCGACGGCCTGACCTTGGATGTCGGCATAGCTCAGAATaggccgacgggggccgtcgacATTATTTTGGCCGTCGGGGTAGAGCCCTGTTCCGGTAGTGGATACACTTGAGAATTAATGAGTAAATTAGGAATTAGCCAAGCAAACGCAGTGAATAAACAAACGCTAATTAACATGGTTTTAACTCTATGTAGGTCTAGCCCAACTGCCACCAAAATCATTGTCACAAAAACACAGGAAAAAAAAACTTCTCTCTACAAGAGGAACAATTATAAGTCTTGATCATGCTGCGCTAGGATAATCAGTATTGGATGAAGATTCATCTTTCTTGACGAAATCTGACAGcttgttcagccacaagtgatgtgTGCGGGGTCCATTGCTGCTCATGTAATCACGCAACGGCTCCAGATACTTGTAGAATGACTTTTGCAGATTCTCATCGAGCTCACTGCACCAGATCCACAAGTTAGGTGCATTCGGTTAATGTGTAGGTGGTAACAAATCGAAGGAAGCATTCGACTAGCTAGGCCAAATATTGTAAAGACCAATGAATTAAGCTAGGTCTAGTCTTTATACTTACTTGAAACCGTCATACATAGAGATATCATACGCGTACGGATCATACCGCTCCTTCATCTTCATGGAGCGGATGGTGATAGAGTCGGCATACGCAGCGCATTTGAATTCAATCTTTGAGCCATTGCTCTTGGAGACGGTGACATTTAGGATGACAGCCTTCTCACCAGGGAGGGTAGTCCGTGTAAGCCCATATTCCAATCTCCTCACCCTCAAAAGTTCTTTTGAGAGTAATATTTCTTTCGACACTCCTGCTAGACCACCTACCTTCACTTATCTCGAAGGGGAGCAAACCCGCGGTCTCCTCCATCTGTTTTACGACGGACAAATTTTTTTTATGCATGACTAATTAACTACACTACTAATAATCGAAAGCAATCGATCCCAAACACGTACGGAACTGCAGTTCAACGGAGATCATCATCGTATCAGTGGGTATATATGTACGTACCTTGGTGAGACGGTGGTGCTCTGAGGACTTGATCGCGGAGTCGATGCCGTGGAGGAGCTGGACGTCAAAGGTGGCGGTGCTGAGGgagtcggcggcggcgcggagggagtcGAGTGCAGCGGCGGAGGCACTGGAGCCATGCTCGGCGCGGACAGTGTCCATCGCAGCTTTCATTAGGGTGGTCTTGGCGGCGTCGATGGAGGAGGACGACCTCCACCTGGTCGCCGGCACCGTCAAGGCCACTGGACGGAGCAGCACGGAGGAGGCTCGGCGGAGGATGGGAAGGGAGGAGGCCCGGCGGGCGGCTGCGAGGAGGGCCATGGCGCGGCATATGCACGCGTTGCAGACTCGAAGCCGTGAACAAGGTTTCGGGACTTTCGCTCTCGACCTAcgtacgtactccctccgttccgaattatTTGTCGCAGGTATGAATGTAtgtagatgtattttagttctagatacatccatttcttcgacgagtaatttggaacggaggaagtatatcTTTCTTGCTACTTCGTTCCAGAATATAAGAGGTCGCAGTCCAACCTGACGATGTACTTTGCTTCTTGAAGAAGTAGGACCGTATTGCAGCTAGTTTCCTATTACGTTTCTGTTTACAAGTTGCATTGCAGTATAATTCTTCCAAAATTAAACAGTTCCATGAGAAACCACTGAAATACATTATGAAATTCTTGTAACAGAACAAATTTCCTTGTGTTCCGCGTCTTCGTCATTTATTGCTATATCAGATTGCAGATACTTTTTATTTAGGGTAATTGCAGATACTTTGATGGGAAAACAATGGTCAGCACCATGTCTTTTGTCGCCTAAAACATCATCTACAATTCCAACAGTGAACATTGCGATGGAGCCCCGGCGTTTGCTTTCCTGAGCAACACAGTAGTCAATCCCAGCGGCCCAGGGTTTTGCTACCGAATCCCAAACAATCTTGTGGGCCACCGAGATTTTTTGTTACCACGGTAACCGACAAATACTAAGTGGCACTACTAGAATTGCCGTTTTTGCCGAGTTTGAAAGAAACTCGGCAAAGCACATATTAAACTCGGTGAAATCTTCATCGAGTCCCAAACTCGGTGCAGCGCACTCGGCTGGACGTACGAGGCCCAACAATTATTAATACTGCCGAGTGCATTCTATCGTGAACTCAGCGAATATATAAACAACGTTTGATGAGTTCCCATGGGAAAAAAACTCCGTGAACTACACCGTCAGAGTGGACGCCCCATTAACGGAGGTGCCACCTGGCACAATAGTTTGCCGAGTTTGTGTCGCTAAACTCGGCGAAGGCTGACGAATATCATACGGAAACTAACATTCGATGGAAACCGATGAAAACCACGAGAAACTTTGAAGTTTcgaaaaatctgaaaaaaaataCAGGTTTTAAGAGGATGGTGTTTTATTGCCATGCAAAATTTTAAGTTGAAACAAATTACAAGATGTGAGCTATGATTTTTTTTCCATTGAATAGTGCCAAGCAGTAATGTCACTATTTAgggctgaatttgtctttttcatagctcacatctcgtgaTGTggttcaacttgaaattttgcgTGACAATAAAACATCAACCTCTTAATTTTTTCataactttaaaatatggtttccatgaagttttcattgaatattgGTTTCACTATGATATTCTCCCCATTGCCCAGTGCAAAATATCTACCGGGTTTTTTATTTAGCAGAACTGGCAATATGTTTGCTGAGTGCAGCACTCGGAAAATGTTTGCTGAGCGCCTGCGTGCGAAACTAGGCAAACAATGTCGGCGTTCTAAAAGAGACAATGATATGTCTTTGCCGAGTGCCCGTTGGACGACACTCGCAAACAGAGCCCAACAGTCATGGAGTCGTCAGCCACATCTGGTGGGGCCTGTTGGTCAGGTCTTTGCAGAGTTCTGCCCATTCTGCACTAGACAAAGAACCACTTTACCGAGTTCTCTGTCTTTGCTGAGTTTTTTTCTTTCCCGCACTTGTTCTAAGATAACCGTGCTGAGTTCTATGTCATTGCCGATTGTTTTTACCTATGAACTTGGCTATCTTTGTCTTTGCCAAGTTCCTGATAAAAGGAACTCGGCAAACACCCCGCCTCTAAGCAAAGTTGCCAATTCCAGCAGTGTTAAGTGCTTCATATGAAATTTCCAAAAGTTATCTCCCAATTCTGTTTTTCAGCTTCCAATGCATAATACTATCTGATAGTGTACACAACCAAATCCAAAACAGATACACTTGAGAATTAACGAGTAAGTTAGAAATAAGCAAAGCAAACATAGTGAATAAACAAACGCCAATTAACATGGTTTTAACTCTATGTAGGTCTAGCCTTAATGCCACCAAAATCATAGTTACAAAAATGGATCTTAAACACACGGATAAAAGAAAAATTCTTCCGGAAGAGGAAATTGTAGGAGTCTTGATCATGCTGCCCTACGATCTTCACTAGATGAAGATCAATCTTTCTTGATGAAATCCGACAGCTTGTTTAGCCACAAGTGCTGCGTGCGGGGTCCGCTGCCCCTCTTGTACTCATGCAACAGTTTGGCCATTGTTGGCGTGATGCCCCGTAGTTCCAGATACTTGTAGAATGACTTCTGCAGATTCTTATCAAGCTTACTGCACCAGATCCGCAAATGAGGAGCATTTAATAAATGTGTTGGTGATATAAAAATCGAAGCAAACGTTCAACCAggcaaaaaaatatgaaaaaacCAATGAATTAAGTTAGGTTTAGACTTAATACTTACTCGAAACCGTTATGCGATTCAAGCTGCCCCGTCATCTTCATGGAATCGATGGTGATATAATCGGCATACGCAGAGCAGGAAAATAAAAGGTCCGAGCCATTGCTCTTGGAGACGGTGACATTTAGGCTGATTATACCGTTATCATGGTAGTGTGAGCCTAATGTGTAAGCCCAAATTTCAATCTGCTCACCCTCAAAAGTTCTTCTAAGAGTAATATCAAAGGTACTGCTGCTACTGCCCAACCTATTTTCACGTACTATTTTGAAAGGGAAGAAACCCTCGGCCTCCTGCATCTGTTTTAAGACCAGGAAAAAATTGATCCTACTCAGTTTCTCATGCATGATTAGTTACACTAATAATCGGAAGTAATCGATCCCAAACATGGAACTGCAGTTCAGGAACGGAGATCATCATCGCATCAATGAAGAGATCGATCCGCCTATGTACGTACCTTGGTGGGACGGGTGGATGACTTGATCGTGGAGTCGATGTCGCGGACGAGATGGTCGTCAAAGGTGGAGGCGCCGAGGGAGTCGGCCGCGGCGCGCAGGGAGTGCagtgcggcggcggaggcgcaggaGCCGGTCTCGGCGTCGATGGAGTCCAACGCGGCTTTGAGCAAGGCGATCTTCGCGCGCGCTGTCGAAGAAGGAGGATGAGCAAGGCGATCTTGGCGTCAAAGGAGAGGCAGCGGGGCTAAGCAGTGCACAGGAggcgcggaggaggagaagggaggaggcccggcgggcggcggcgaggatGGCCATGGCGCGGCAGCTGCGGACTCGAAGCCGTGGACAAGGTTTCTCCTCGATCTACGTATCTCTCTCTTCCTACTTCCAGAATTTAAGAGGGTTTAGCGAGGACGTTGGGGTTTAGGTTGTCGGAGGAAGGAGGTCGTTATGCCCACCTGTCAGGCAGTTTTCTCTTCCTTTTCTGTTTGCAAATCACAATGCAGTAATCTTCCAAAATTAAATGGTTCCATGAAAAACCCCAGAGATACATTATGAAATTCTTGTGCTATACATAACAAAATTCCTTCATAGTATTTTTTTAACGGGGATGAATTACTACATTTTCACGGATGTTCTGCCTGCTCGTCATGTTCATCATCTGATAGCTGCTCATTTGCCTCTGCTGTTCAAATTGCGGCCAGAACAATGTGTTCTGGCGTGTACAACATCGTCTACAATTCCACCACAATCGTGTCACCATGGCAAAAAAAACCACCACTTTACAAAACTGTGTTATACCACACAGAAAAATTGATAGTGGAAAAACAGAGACAGTAAATGCCAAGGGCATTGCTGACCTCACTAATCAGTCGGGCCCATCCGTCAGGCTGAGTGCCACATAGACACCCTGTAAAAACACAGAGGATGAACGCAACACAGGCGACAGCCCGACCCAGGGCTGTCAGGTGACATGGAGCTCGCACCGCCGCCCCCTGGACCGCCGCCTTTGTAGGCTTGTCGCAGCGCCGCCACCCCCGGCATCGTTTTCACAGCCGGCCTCACATACAGGGCTGTCGAGGGCAGCAGTGTGCTCGCATCTACAACAAGTGGGAGGTTGACGCGACATCGAGCTCCTGCGGATCGGGCGCTGCGTCGAGCTCCCACGAATACAGTGCGTGGACGACATTCTTTCCGTGGGGTCAGAGCTCCAACCCAAGGGCGCGCGCTGGTCGGCGGCGTAGACCAGGGCAACTAGCTGCGGGAATTCGCTGCACGCGTGTTCCTCATCCACCAGCGGCGTGGAGTCGGAGACCGGCGGGCCAGCGCCAGGCAGCAGTGCAGGCGAGGCTGTCGGTGAGCATGGCATGGTCGGCTACTTGGCAAAGACGCGCACGGGCATGGCGAAGACAGAATAAGCGCATGCACATGGAGTTTCCAGCGTCCACAGCGAGAGGGAGCCAGTTGCTAGTGCTCTCTCTTGATGCACTTAAGGTCCACTATCAGTTTTTCGATGCGGTGCATTCTGCAACATTTTGCAAAGTGATGGTTTTTCGCTAATGAGGACATAGTTGTGATTGTTCTCTGCATTTTATTTAGAACTACAAGAGTTAATTGAGTTGTTTAGTAGTTATGCGATATGAAAACTGAAGATCATTTATAATATTTGAACGACCTTTTCCACTTCATAAGTTATGACTAAACACTATAGGAGTTATTGAGTTATACAGAAGAAGTTATCAGGCATGAAAACTGAAACATTTAGTTGCCATACTAATTGTAGCATAGGTAGCTTGGTAATTAACTATTTAGTTGCCTGTGGAAAGTCTTCCAGATTTAAACAGTGCCATGAGAAACCACCACGTGTGCCACCCTATAATCGCTACATTGCCGCTTGAAGCTTAATGTAATGTTCAGGTGGGCTGGTTTAGCCCCCGGTGACCTTTCATACAAAACATCGTCTACAGTTCCATGAAACATCCAGACAAACAGTAGATAGAGTAGTGAATAAAATCATATAATGGTTATATTTACTAATTAAGAACTAAACTTCCCATTCCAAAAAGAAAAATAATTGAAGAACTAAACTGATGCTTCAGCCAGGAAGCAGGTGCACGCTAGGGACTGAGAACACACTGGGCATATAAATAGCACATCCATAGAGATAAAGAAGCACCATCAAAAAAGGAAAATTGTTTCTACTTAGTCGGCAAAAATGTTGTTATTACAATAAAAAAGATCTAATATCCACTCGTATAGAGGATGTCACGCAGAGCTCTCGAAATAGAAAGTGCAAACAAACTGTTGTCTTATGCCGAGGATGGATCATTCATGGATGGTCTTAATTTTTCCTGACGAAATGCCGCAGCTTGGCCAACCAGACTTGATAATGTTGCCGTTCCTTGCTGATTATGTACTTGTGCAGCAACTTTATGTTGTTTGGAGTGATCCCGCGCACCTCCAGGTACTTGTGGAGTCCCTCCTGAAGGTTCTCATCCAGATCACTGCACACAACGTGGTATGAGCAATTAATAACCAGAGATAAATCAAAATGCCGAAGGTAGCTAAGTTCAACGGATGTGCCTACCTGAAATCAGGACCCTCATCATATGCATTATTATCGCCTTCCTCAGCTCCTGATGGTCGCTGCCTCACAGACACGGTATCGATGGTGATCTCGTCATGATAGGCGTCACAGGCAAATTTCATGCTTGAGCCATCAGGCTTCGACACAGTGACGATGAGAGGGAGGCTGTGTTCTATTTTCATGCGAATAGGGAGGTTGTATTCTCCTGTACGGTTCTTGGCTTCATCTTCCGAAGATGATGATGACTCATCTGAAGATGAGGATTCGTCTGAAGATGATGAGGTGTCGTTATCTGAATACCATGAAGAGTCGTCTGAAGATGATGAGGTCTCGTTGTCTGAAGATGATGAGGTTTCGtctgaagatgatgatgatgagtttgAGGATTCCTGCAGATCGTCGTCGTCCTCATCACTGGCAAGTCTGGGCATGGAAACCAAGACCTCAATCTTTTCACCCTTTAAACATCTTGTAAGAGTAACGTCGATCCTGGTAAGCTCCTCGATTTTGCTGATTACGAAAGGGAACTCACTCGGAATCTCCTCAGCCTGTTTTAAGACGGGAAAATAAACATGGTACCAACAATGACAATTTCTCCGAAAAGTAGCATGAAACTTATTCGCAGCTGATTTAGATGTAACAAAAATCGGAACAAAGAGATTGCTTGTACAAAATGTAGACAGCATTAAGTACATCTACATTACCTTACAATGGTGAAGGCACAAAACAGAGCATCTCCAAACAAAAACAACTGCATCTCACAAAAACTTCCCCATCTTTCCTACTACATCATCAAAGAAACGTTTTTGTTTGTATAGGACTGCAGAGCACAAGAGGTATGCGCGCACAAACACAGCACGTGCAAACACAATCACACACCCCAGCCAAATTAGGGCAACAACTAATTAAAGGCAGGACCGCAGGAGACTCAAAAGCCAAAACTAGGTCAATCTCTACCGAGTTCAGGAGCACCAACACAGAAATCTATGGGTACTAAAACAGTGATAGCAGAACTAGCTATACTAGTAGATTGGCGAACTGAAAGTGTGGAACTCGATCGGCGGAAGTACGTACGTACCAGGTTTCCGTTGTAGGAGTGCATCGCGGAGTTGATTATGCCGAGGAGCTCGCCGTCATGCGTGGCGGCGCGGAGTGAGTCGGCCTTGGCACGGAAGCTGACAGCCTCGGCTCGGTAGGATGCGGCTTCGGCGCGGCAGGAGGCGGCCTCGGCGCGGAGGGAGCGGAtcgaggaggtggaggatgaaTAGGACCTGCGCCTGATCGACGAGAACCGCGCAGCGGCGGCCTTGGGGCGTAGCAGGACGGAGGCGCGGCGGGCGGCGACGGTGAGGAGG
The Aegilops tauschii subsp. strangulata cultivar AL8/78 chromosome 3, Aet v6.0, whole genome shotgun sequence genome window above contains:
- the LOC109770039 gene encoding uncharacterized protein At2g39795, mitochondrial-like — encoded protein: MAILAAARRASSLLLLRASSRAKIALLKAALDSIDAETGSCASAAALHSLRAAADSLGASTFDDHLVRDIDSTIKSSTRPTKMQEAEGFFPFKIVRENRLGSSSSTFDITLRRTFEGEQIEIWAYTLGSHYHDNGIISLNVTVSKSNGSDLLFSCSAYADYITIDSMKMTGQLESHNGFDKLDKNLQKSFYKYLELRGITPTMAKLLHEYKRGSGPRTQHLWLNKLSDFIKKD